ACCGCCTGATGGCTCGGCCACCTATCGACCTCGAGCCCGGACGCGGCTACATCACCACGACGACCGAGCGTGACATCGACACGGGCGAGATGGTCCTCAACATCGGTCCGCAGCACCCGTCGACGCACGGGGTCCTGAGGGTGGTCGTTCATCTGGACGGCGAGAAGGTGCGCCGCGCCGACCCGACGATCGGCTACATGCACCGCGGCTACGAGAAGCTCGTGGAGGTCCGCAACCCCGCCCAGATCACCACCCTGCTCAACCGCCTCGACTGGATCTCGAGCTTCGCCTACGAGGTGCCCTTCTGCATCGCGTGCGAGACGCTCGCCGAGATCGAGGTGCCGGAGCGGGCCAAGTGGATCCGGGTGCTCATGACCGAGCTCAACCGCGTCGGGTCGCACTCGCTCTTCTGCGGGGTCTACGGGCTCGAGCTCGGCGCGCTCACCGCGCCGATGTACGGGTACCGAGACCGCGAGTACTCCCTCGACCTGCTCGAGATGGTGACGGGAGCCCGTCTCCACACCAACTACACCCGGGTCGGAGGGATGCGCGACGACCTCCCCAAGGGCTTCTACGACTCCATCCCGAAGATCCTGGAGTACTACCGGACCCGGATCGACCAGTGGCTCGACTTCCTGATCGGCAACGACGTGTTCATCCAGCGCACCCGCGGCATCGGCGTTCTCCCGCCGGAGATCGGTCTCGACTACGGGGTGAGCGGTCCGAACCTGCGTGCCTCC
Above is a window of Actinomycetota bacterium DNA encoding:
- a CDS encoding NADH-quinone oxidoreductase subunit D codes for the protein MARPPIDLEPGRGYITTTTERDIDTGEMVLNIGPQHPSTHGVLRVVVHLDGEKVRRADPTIGYMHRGYEKLVEVRNPAQITTLLNRLDWISSFAYEVPFCIACETLAEIEVPERAKWIRVLMTELNRVGSHSLFCGVYGLELGALTAPMYGYRDREYSLDLLEMVTGARLHTNYTRVGGMRDDLPKGFYDSIPKILEYYRTRIDQWLDFLIGNDVFIQRTRGIGVLPPEIGLDYGVSGPNLRASGPALDVRKTESYLGYDQFEFNVVTGETGDCFDRYIMRVREMWESCNIIEQVIEGLPSGPVTSKVPRVFRVPAGEISVYGEGPRGLVNYYLVSTGDREPYRMKIRTPSFANVSVLPYLLDGVYVPDVVAILGSLDFVVGDVDR